One stretch of Weissella koreensis KACC 15510 DNA includes these proteins:
- the atpA gene encoding F0F1 ATP synthase subunit alpha, protein MSIKAEEISSLIKAQLANYESELTVQETGTVTYVGDGIARVTGLENAMAGELVEFANGVFGMAQNLESNDVGIIVLGEFDGIREGDIVKRTGKIMEVPVGEEMIGRVVNALGQPVDGMGPINTNKTRPIEVKAPGVMERKSVFEPLQTGLKAVDALVPIGRGQRELIIGDRKTGKTSVAIDAILNQKDQNIIVVYVAIGQKDSTVRTQVETLRAMGALDYTIVVTAGPSEPAPLLYLAPYAGAAMGEEFMYNGKHVLIVYDDLSKQATAYRELSLILRRPPGREAYPGDVFYLHSRLLERAAKLSDELGGGSMTALPIIETQAGDVSAYIPTNVISITDGQIFLDSDQFYSGNRPAIDAGTSVSRVGGDAQIKAMKKVAGTLRLDLSSYKELEAFSQFGSDLDAATQSKLARGRRTVELLKQPLHQPMPVEEQVLSLYALSHGYMDDVAVDDIMRFETELIQAVRSTNNELLQTVVETKNLPDTDAMNAAIENFKATFSASDNAEK, encoded by the coding sequence ATGAGCATTAAAGCTGAAGAAATCAGTTCACTCATCAAAGCCCAACTCGCTAATTACGAATCAGAATTGACGGTCCAAGAAACTGGAACCGTAACCTATGTTGGTGATGGAATCGCCCGGGTTACTGGTTTGGAAAACGCAATGGCCGGTGAATTGGTTGAATTCGCAAATGGTGTGTTTGGAATGGCACAAAACTTGGAATCAAATGATGTTGGTATCATTGTTCTAGGTGAATTTGATGGAATCCGTGAAGGCGACATTGTCAAGCGTACGGGTAAAATCATGGAAGTGCCAGTTGGTGAGGAAATGATTGGCCGTGTTGTTAATGCATTGGGACAACCCGTTGATGGAATGGGCCCAATTAACACAAACAAGACGCGCCCTATTGAAGTTAAAGCACCCGGTGTTATGGAACGTAAGTCTGTTTTTGAACCACTTCAAACTGGTTTGAAAGCGGTCGACGCATTAGTTCCAATCGGACGTGGACAACGAGAATTGATCATTGGAGATCGTAAGACTGGTAAGACTTCTGTTGCGATTGATGCTATTTTGAACCAAAAGGATCAAAATATCATCGTTGTATACGTTGCGATTGGTCAAAAGGACTCAACTGTCCGGACCCAAGTTGAAACATTGCGTGCAATGGGAGCCTTGGATTACACGATCGTTGTTACTGCTGGACCATCAGAACCAGCACCCCTATTGTACTTAGCACCTTATGCTGGTGCTGCAATGGGTGAAGAATTTATGTACAACGGAAAGCATGTCTTGATTGTTTATGATGATCTATCAAAGCAAGCAACGGCATACCGTGAGCTGTCATTGATTCTTCGTCGTCCGCCTGGACGTGAAGCTTATCCTGGTGATGTCTTCTACTTGCACTCACGTTTGCTAGAACGTGCTGCAAAGTTGAGTGATGAACTTGGTGGTGGATCAATGACGGCTTTGCCAATCATTGAAACACAAGCTGGAGACGTTTCAGCTTATATCCCAACGAACGTTATCTCAATTACGGATGGACAGATCTTCTTGGATTCTGACCAATTCTATTCTGGTAATCGTCCTGCGATTGATGCTGGAACTTCGGTTTCTCGTGTCGGAGGAGACGCGCAAATTAAGGCTATGAAGAAGGTTGCTGGAACTTTGCGTTTGGATCTTTCATCATATAAGGAATTGGAAGCTTTCTCTCAATTCGGATCTGATTTGGATGCTGCAACGCAATCTAAGTTGGCTCGAGGACGTCGTACTGTTGAATTGTTGAAGCAACCTTTGCATCAACCAATGCCTGTTGAAGAACAAGTTTTGTCATTATATGCTCTATCTCATGGTTACATGGATGATGTTGCAGTTGATGATATTATGCGATTTGAAACAGAATTGATTCAAGCCGTTCGTTCAACTAATAATGAATTGTTGCAAACTGTTGTTGAAACTAAGAATTTGCCTGATACCGATGCAATGAATGCAGCGATTGAAAACTTCAAGGCAACTTTTAGCGCCAGCGATAATGCAGAGAAATAA
- the atpH gene encoding ATP synthase F1 subunit delta: MALKNAIIAQRYATALFELSHDQNSDTETLAELQELTKVLQANPNLVKVINAKNINESAKREVLKTLTEPASQLVTNLVNMSFDYQRFDLLPQIVQEYQILVYRSIGHMTAEVKTVVELDADQIDRLKQVIVKRFGAKAVDLEQTIDPSLLGGVIISANNQIVDGSLATKLAAIRQSIVH, from the coding sequence ATGGCATTAAAAAACGCGATTATCGCGCAACGATATGCGACTGCTTTGTTCGAATTATCTCATGACCAAAATAGTGATACTGAGACACTTGCTGAATTGCAAGAACTCACTAAAGTATTACAAGCTAATCCTAATTTGGTAAAGGTAATCAATGCTAAAAACATTAATGAGTCAGCTAAGCGAGAAGTTTTAAAGACTTTAACAGAGCCTGCTTCACAATTAGTTACTAATTTAGTTAATATGTCATTTGATTATCAAAGGTTTGATTTATTACCACAGATTGTGCAAGAATATCAAATCCTTGTCTATCGTTCAATTGGTCATATGACTGCTGAAGTGAAGACAGTGGTTGAGTTGGATGCCGATCAGATTGATCGTCTGAAGCAAGTTATCGTTAAGCGCTTTGGTGCGAAGGCGGTTGACTTGGAACAAACGATTGATCCCTCATTATTAGGTGGGGTAATTATTTCTGCTAACAACCAAATTGTGGACGGGTCATTAGCAACTAAGTTAGCTGCTATTCGCCAAAGTATCGTCCATTAA
- the serS gene encoding serine--tRNA ligase → MLDIKYLRNNADEAKERLAGRGVAAEDVDAYLAADTKRRDLLVQSEEMKARRNKVSDEIGQKKRAKEDASAVIAEMQHVSKSIKELDDQILAIESELNDRALHFPNLPEATIPVGPNEDSNREEYKWGEVRQFDFTPKAHYEIGEDLGILDWERGAKVSGARFVYYVGQGARLERAIYNFMLDEHQKEGYTEMITPYMVKDDAMYGTGQYPKFKDDAYRVGTNSDMTLIPTAEVPLTNYYREEVIDADKLPISVTALSPSFRQEAGSAGRDTRGLIRMHQFNKVEMVKFTKPEQSYQALEEMTKDAENILRKLELPYHVLTLSTGDMGFSAAKTHDLEVWMPEQNLYREISSISNTEAFQARRAKIQYRDDDGKLQYIHTLNGSGLAVGRAVAAILENYQNADGTVTVPTVLRPYFGADIIKPEV, encoded by the coding sequence ATGTTGGATATTAAATATTTACGAAATAATGCAGACGAAGCTAAGGAACGCTTAGCAGGTCGAGGAGTTGCAGCTGAGGATGTTGATGCCTATCTAGCTGCTGATACGAAACGCCGGGACTTATTAGTTCAATCTGAGGAGATGAAAGCACGCCGTAACAAGGTTTCTGATGAAATTGGACAAAAGAAGCGAGCTAAAGAAGATGCCAGTGCCGTAATTGCAGAAATGCAGCATGTTTCAAAAAGTATTAAAGAATTAGATGATCAAATTCTTGCAATTGAGTCTGAATTAAATGATCGGGCTTTACACTTTCCTAACTTGCCAGAGGCAACCATTCCAGTTGGACCTAATGAAGATTCTAATCGTGAAGAGTATAAATGGGGTGAGGTTCGTCAATTTGATTTCACACCTAAGGCTCACTATGAGATTGGGGAAGACCTTGGTATTTTAGATTGGGAACGAGGAGCTAAGGTTTCTGGGGCACGGTTTGTTTACTATGTTGGTCAAGGAGCCCGACTTGAACGAGCGATTTATAACTTTATGCTAGATGAGCATCAAAAAGAAGGTTATACCGAAATGATTACGCCTTACATGGTTAAAGATGATGCTATGTATGGAACTGGTCAATATCCTAAATTTAAAGACGATGCTTACCGTGTTGGAACTAATTCAGACATGACCTTAATTCCAACTGCGGAAGTACCTTTGACTAATTATTATCGTGAAGAAGTTATTGATGCAGACAAGTTACCGATCTCAGTAACGGCACTATCACCTTCTTTCCGCCAAGAAGCTGGATCTGCAGGGCGAGATACACGTGGCTTAATTCGCATGCACCAATTCAACAAGGTTGAAATGGTTAAGTTCACAAAACCTGAGCAATCATATCAAGCATTGGAAGAAATGACAAAAGATGCAGAAAACATTCTTCGAAAGTTGGAATTGCCATATCATGTTTTGACACTGTCAACCGGAGACATGGGCTTCTCAGCTGCCAAAACGCATGACTTAGAAGTTTGGATGCCTGAACAAAATCTTTATCGTGAAATTTCTTCAATTTCAAATACTGAAGCATTCCAAGCACGTCGCGCTAAGATTCAATATCGAGATGATGATGGTAAGCTTCAATATATCCATACTTTGAATGGATCTGGATTAGCTGTTGGCCGGGCTGTAGCAGCCATTTTGGAAAATTACCAAAATGCAGATGGAACGGTTACAGTTCCAACCGTTCTACGCCCATACTTTGGTGCTGATATAATTAAGCCTGAAGTTTAA
- a CDS encoding F0F1 ATP synthase subunit gamma, whose amino-acid sequence MAASLQDIQRRIASTKKTRQITSAMQMVSTAKLSQIQRQGGSYHDYSDRLHDMVSHIAQANLANSAGTLLEQREIKKVGFLVITSDRGLVGGYNSTLLKGLMSIIKERNLKPEQIEFLVVGGNGADFLKKRGYKLAYEYTNVADVPTFNGIRDIVSTVTEMYDNAVFDELTVVYNHFVTRISNEFRAEKMLPVSTDGMVDPNESTGYHAEYDVEPSAEAILQVILPQYAQSLIYGAILDAKTAEHAASSTAMSSATDNAKDIIDKLDLQFNRARQSAITTEITEITGGMAALE is encoded by the coding sequence ATGGCAGCTTCTTTGCAAGACATTCAACGCCGTATTGCCTCAACGAAAAAGACGCGCCAAATTACATCAGCGATGCAAATGGTTTCAACAGCTAAATTAAGCCAAATTCAACGTCAGGGTGGATCATATCATGATTACTCTGATCGCTTACATGATATGGTTTCCCATATTGCGCAAGCTAATCTGGCTAATTCAGCAGGAACTTTGCTGGAACAACGTGAAATTAAGAAAGTCGGTTTCTTAGTTATTACGTCTGATCGTGGTTTAGTTGGCGGTTATAACTCAACCTTGCTAAAAGGATTGATGTCAATCATTAAAGAACGTAATCTTAAGCCCGAACAAATCGAGTTTTTGGTTGTGGGAGGTAATGGTGCTGATTTTCTTAAAAAGCGTGGTTACAAGTTAGCTTATGAATATACTAATGTGGCGGACGTACCTACTTTTAATGGGATCCGCGACATTGTGTCAACAGTAACCGAAATGTACGACAATGCTGTATTTGATGAGTTAACAGTTGTCTATAATCACTTCGTCACTCGGATTTCAAATGAATTCCGAGCTGAAAAAATGTTACCAGTATCAACTGATGGCATGGTTGATCCAAATGAATCAACTGGATACCACGCAGAATATGACGTGGAACCATCAGCGGAAGCTATTTTGCAAGTTATTTTGCCACAATATGCACAAAGCCTAATCTATGGAGCAATCTTAGATGCTAAAACGGCCGAGCATGCGGCATCATCAACAGCGATGTCTTCAGCCACTGATAATGCGAAGGATATTATTGATAAGTTAGACTTACAATTTAATCGTGCGCGTCAGAGTGCAATTACGACTGAAATTACTGAAATTACTGGTGGAATGGCAGCCCTTGAATAG
- the atpD gene encoding F0F1 ATP synthase subunit beta, whose translation MSTGRVVQVIGPVVDVQFPLDSQIPDINNALIIDRGEAGNLTVEVSLALGDGVVRTIAMDSSDGLQRGMAVEDTGEPISVPVGEVTLGRVFNVLGDTIDNGEKIGADVQRDPIHRASPAYDQLKTSTEILETGIKVIDLLAPYVRGGKIGLFGGAGVGKTVLIQELIHNIAQGHNGISVFTGVGERTREGNDMYHEMMDSGVLKQTAMVYGQMNEPPGARMRVALTGLTIAEHFRDINGQDVLLFIDNIFRFTQAGSEVSALLGRIPSAVGYQPTLATEMGQLQERITSTQKGSVTSIQAVYVPADDYTDPAPATTFAHLDATTNLERSLTQQGIYPAVDPLASTSTALTPEIVGQEHYQVAVEVQQTLQRYRELQDIISILGMDELSDEEKTTVNRARRIQFFLSQPFSVAETFTGLAGQYVPVEETVRSFKEILDGKYDDLPEEAFRNVGAVEMAVEKAKTLN comes from the coding sequence ATGAGTACCGGACGAGTTGTACAAGTCATTGGACCAGTCGTTGACGTTCAATTCCCATTAGATAGCCAAATTCCTGACATCAATAACGCCTTAATCATCGATCGTGGTGAAGCGGGTAATTTGACTGTTGAGGTTTCTTTGGCTCTCGGTGACGGAGTTGTTCGGACGATTGCCATGGACTCATCTGACGGCTTACAACGTGGTATGGCAGTGGAGGATACTGGGGAACCAATCTCAGTCCCTGTCGGTGAAGTAACGTTGGGTCGTGTCTTTAACGTGTTGGGTGACACAATTGATAATGGTGAAAAAATTGGGGCGGATGTTCAACGTGATCCAATCCATCGTGCATCACCAGCTTATGACCAATTAAAAACATCTACTGAGATCTTGGAAACAGGAATCAAAGTGATTGACCTACTTGCTCCATATGTTCGTGGAGGAAAGATTGGGTTGTTCGGGGGAGCCGGAGTTGGTAAGACGGTCTTGATTCAAGAGTTGATTCACAATATCGCGCAAGGACACAATGGTATTTCTGTCTTTACTGGAGTTGGGGAACGTACCCGAGAAGGTAATGACATGTATCACGAAATGATGGATTCAGGAGTTTTGAAGCAAACTGCTATGGTTTACGGACAAATGAATGAGCCTCCTGGAGCCCGTATGCGGGTTGCCTTAACTGGTTTGACAATTGCGGAACATTTCCGTGATATCAATGGCCAAGATGTTTTGTTGTTTATTGACAACATTTTCCGATTCACACAAGCTGGATCTGAAGTTTCTGCCCTTTTGGGTCGGATTCCATCTGCCGTTGGTTACCAACCAACTTTGGCAACTGAAATGGGACAACTTCAAGAGCGAATTACGTCAACGCAAAAGGGATCAGTTACATCAATCCAGGCTGTTTATGTGCCTGCCGATGACTATACTGACCCTGCGCCAGCAACGACTTTCGCGCACTTGGATGCCACAACTAACTTGGAGCGTTCTTTGACGCAACAAGGAATCTATCCTGCCGTTGATCCATTGGCATCAACGTCAACTGCTTTGACGCCTGAAATTGTTGGACAAGAGCACTATCAAGTTGCTGTTGAAGTTCAACAAACTTTGCAACGTTATCGCGAATTGCAAGATATCATTTCAATTTTGGGAATGGATGAACTTTCAGATGAAGAGAAGACCACGGTTAACCGTGCCCGTCGAATCCAATTCTTCTTGTCACAACCATTCTCTGTTGCGGAGACATTTACTGGTTTGGCAGGACAATATGTTCCTGTTGAAGAAACTGTTCGCAGTTTCAAGGAAATTTTGGATGGAAAGTATGATGATCTTCCTGAAGAAGCCTTCCGAAATGTTGGAGCCGTTGAAATGGCAGTTGAAAAAGCCAAGACATTGAATTAA
- a CDS encoding F0F1 ATP synthase subunit epsilon produces the protein MAMNEHSFKVSIVTPNGVVFEYDTATLVVLHTTGGELGIMANHVPVVASLEISEIRVKDDDSGKRERLAVNGGFAEFSDNMLTIVADSSERAAEIDVARAESARERAERVLQSAEDEREVKRAQLALRRAVTRIHAASVQ, from the coding sequence ATTGCCATGAATGAACACAGCTTTAAGGTATCCATCGTGACACCAAATGGCGTGGTCTTTGAATATGATACCGCCACACTTGTTGTGTTACACACAACCGGTGGTGAGCTAGGTATCATGGCAAATCACGTTCCAGTTGTTGCCTCATTGGAAATCAGTGAGATTCGGGTTAAGGATGATGATTCAGGTAAACGTGAACGTTTGGCCGTAAATGGTGGATTTGCAGAATTTTCAGATAATATGCTGACAATTGTGGCAGATTCATCTGAACGTGCTGCTGAAATTGATGTTGCCCGAGCTGAATCAGCCCGTGAACGTGCTGAGCGCGTTTTGCAATCAGCTGAAGATGAACGTGAAGTGAAGCGCGCGCAATTAGCCTTGCGCCGAGCAGTCACTAGAATCCACGCTGCTTCAGTGCAATAA
- a CDS encoding deoxynucleoside kinase, with amino-acid sequence MIVLSGTIGAGKTSLATLLAEHLGSQAYYESVDDNPILPLFYENPQKYGFLLQNYFLNKRLENIKDAQGSHLNIIDRSIFEDQLLFQLNADLDRATQTEAEIYRDLLHNMMEQVDESEDAVIKNPDLLIYVKVSFETMLSRIQKRGRSFEQIDQDPSLYEYYQELTKRYTEWFDQYSASPKLMIDGDNLDFIEHPDDLEKVFQLIDNEIKTLKVED; translated from the coding sequence ATGATTGTATTATCAGGAACTATTGGGGCGGGTAAAACCAGCCTGGCAACGCTTTTGGCTGAACATCTCGGTTCACAGGCTTATTATGAATCGGTTGATGATAATCCAATTTTGCCATTATTTTATGAAAATCCACAGAAGTATGGTTTTTTGCTACAAAATTATTTTTTAAATAAGCGTCTAGAAAACATTAAAGACGCTCAAGGATCGCATTTAAATATCATTGATCGATCTATCTTTGAAGACCAATTACTATTTCAATTGAATGCCGATTTGGATCGGGCTACTCAAACAGAAGCTGAAATTTATCGAGATCTATTACATAATATGATGGAACAAGTTGATGAATCTGAAGATGCCGTTATTAAAAATCCTGATCTATTGATCTACGTGAAAGTTTCATTTGAAACAATGTTAAGTCGGATTCAAAAAAGAGGGCGTTCATTTGAACAAATTGATCAAGATCCTTCGTTGTATGAGTACTATCAAGAATTAACAAAACGTTATACAGAATGGTTTGATCAATATTCAGCATCACCAAAATTAATGATTGATGGTGATAATTTGGACTTTATTGAACATCCAGATGATTTAGAAAAGGTTTTCCAACTCATTGATAATGAAATTAAGACATTAAAAGTTGAGGATTAA